The following proteins come from a genomic window of Rutidosis leptorrhynchoides isolate AG116_Rl617_1_P2 chromosome 10, CSIRO_AGI_Rlap_v1, whole genome shotgun sequence:
- the LOC139873493 gene encoding uncharacterized protein, translated as MAGGRFRELFKKYGKVALGVHCSVSAASITGLYIAIKNNVDVESALEKIRFKQPESVPENVGMGGPKDEIETAVLTGPDSLESVLESVGMGGPKDEFETADSIWYDSLESDLEKVGIGGPKDQFETADSTGYNSNTETKQRDRTAELAVSSGGALALAVLCNKALFPVRVPITIALTPPIARFLARRQIIKNSLRS; from the coding sequence ATGGCCGGAGGTAGATTTCGTGAGCTATTTAAGAAATACGGAAAAGTGGCTCTTGGCGTACACTGTTCCGTCTCTGCTGCAAGCATCACCGGATTATACATCGCTATCAAAAACAACGTTGATGTTGAATCCGCTTTAGAAAAGATCCGATTCAAACAACCCGAATCGGTCCCCGAAAATGTAGGTATGGGCGGACCTAAAGATGAAATTGAAACTGCAGTTTTAACTGGGCCCGATTCACTAGAATCGGTCCTTGAAAGTGTAGGTATGGGCGGACCTAAAGATGAATTTGAAACTGCAGATTCAATTTGGTACGATTCACTAGAATCGGACCTTGAAAAAGTAGGTATAGGCGGACCTAAAGATCAATTTGAAACTGCAGATTCAACCGGGTACAATTCGAATACAGAAACGAAGCAGAGGGATCGGACGGCTGAGCTTGCGGTATCAAGCGGCGGTGCGTTGGCTCTGGCGGTTTTGTGTAATAAGGCTTTGTTTCCGGTTAGGGTTCCGATTACGATTGCTTTGACGCCTCCGATTGCTAGGTTTTTGGCTAGGAGACAGATAATTAAAAACAGTTTACGATCTTAG